One genomic window of Etheostoma spectabile isolate EspeVRDwgs_2016 chromosome 5, UIUC_Espe_1.0, whole genome shotgun sequence includes the following:
- the LOC116689138 gene encoding sia-alpha-2,3-Gal-beta-1,4-GlcNAc-R:alpha 2,8-sialyltransferase, whose protein sequence is MVRIAKALGLVILCVAVLILSLISYVSLRKDSLFTSSKYYMGGPRIMFHAGFRSQFAMNFLDPSFIPLTNALNEELQGKPSRWRFNKTAFYKQRKDIFSYIDIPTNFSLTKNSVRVGQLMHFDYSSHKYVFSISNNLKSLLPDTSPIHNKHYSMCAVVGNSGILTGSHCGPEIDQADFVFRCNFAPTEFYSKDVGKKTNLTTFNPSILERYYNNLLTIQDRNNFFLNLKKLEGAILWIPAFFLHTSATVTRTLVDFFVEHKKQLKIELAWPGNIMHDVNKYWKTKNLSPKRLSTGILMYTLASAMCDEIHLYGFWPFGWDPNTGKDLPYHYYDKKGTKFTTKWQETHQLPSEFKLLYKLHREGVIKLSLTHCS, encoded by the exons ATGGTCCGCATCGCCAAGGCCCTGGGTTTGGTTATTCTGTGCGTCGCTGTGCTCATCCTGTCGCTCATCAGCTATGTGTCCCTGAGAAAAGACAGCCTCTTCACCTCCTCTAAATATTACATGGGAGGACCGAGGATTATGTTCCACGCAGGATTTCG GTCTCAGTTTGCCATGAATTTCCTGGACCCCTCCTTCATCCCCTTAACTAACGCCCTGAACGAGGAGCTCCAGGGAAAACCGTCCAGATGGAGGTTCAACAAGACAGCTTTTTATAAGCAGAG gaaaGATATCTTCAGCTACATCGACATTCCCACCAACTTCTCCCTCACAAAGAACAGTGTGCGTGTTGGCCAGCTGATGCACTTTGACTACTCCAGCCACAAGTACGTCTTCTCCATCAGCAACAACTTGAAATCGCTGCTCCCAGACACCTCTCCCATCCACAACAAGCATTACAGCATGTGTGCCGTGGTGGGCAACAGCGGCATCCTGACGGGAAGCCATTGCGGCCCAGAGATCGACCAGGCCGACTTTGTCTTCCGCTGCAACTTCGCTCCAACAGAGTTCTACTCCAAGGACGTGGGCAAGAAGACCAACCTGACCACCTTTAACCCCAGCATCCTGGAGAGGTACTACAATAATCTGCTGACCATTCAAGACAGGAATAATTTCTTCCTCAACCTGAAGAAACTGGAGGGAGCCATCCTGTGGATCCCTGCCTTCTTCCTTCATACCTCAGCGACAGTAACCAGGACCCTGGTAGACTTCTTTGTGGAGCACAAGAAACAGCTGAAGATCGAACTGGCCTGGCCGGGAAACATCATGCACGATGTCAACAA ATACTGGAAGACTAAAAACCTCTCCCCCAAACGTCTCAGCACTGGAATCCTAATGTACACGCTGGCCTCCGCCATGTGCGACGAGATCCATCTCTACGGCTTCTGGCCTTTCGGCTGGGACCCCAACACCGGCAAGGATCTGCCTTACCACTACTACGACAAGAAAGGGACCAAATTCACCACCAAATGGCAGGAGACCCACCAGCTGCCCAGCGAGTTCAAGTTGCTCTACAAGCTGCACAGAGAAGGCGTGATTAAACTCAGCCTGACGCACTGCTCTTAG
- the LOC116689149 gene encoding ras-related protein Rab-27B-like, with the protein MADREYDYLIKLLALGDSGVGKTTYLYRYTDNQFNRKFTTTVGIDFREKRVMYTGKGADGATERNFKIHLQLWDTAGQERFRSLTTAFFRDAMGFLLMFDLTNQQSFLNVRNWMSQLQANAYCDSPDIVLVGTKADLRDVRDVNGRQARDLADRYGIPYFETSAVTGVDVDQAVTTLLDLVMKRMEQNTHGGHSSEPNGSLIVSREVEEAPVRRRCVC; encoded by the exons ATGGCTGACCGGGAGTATGACTATCTGATCAAGCTGCTGGCACTTGGCGACTCAGGGGTGGGAAAGACCACCTACCTCTACAGGTACACCGACAACCAGTTTAACCGCAAGTTCACAACAACAGTGGGCATCGACTTCAGGGAAAAGAGAGTG ATGTATACAGGAAAAGGTGCTGATGGGGCAACTGAGAGAAACTTCAAAATCCACCTTCAGCTTTGGGACACAGCGGGACAAGAGAG GTTCCGCAGCCTCACCACAGCTTTCTTCAGAGATGCCATGGGCTTCCTGCTGATGTTTGACTTGACCAATCAGCAAAGTTTCCTCAACGTCAGGAACTGGATGA GTCAGCTACAGGCCAACGCGTACTGTGATAGTCCAGACATCGTGTTGGTGGGTACCAAGGCAGACCTCCGTGATGTGAGGGATGTTAACGGTAGACAGGCCAGAGATCTGGCAGACAGATATGG AATCCCCTACTTTGAGACGAGTGCAGTGACGGGTGTTGATGTGGACCAGGCAGTGACCACCCTGCTGGACCTGGTGATGAAGAGGATGGAGCAGAACACCCACGGAGGCCATAGCTCTGAACCCAACGGCAGCCTCATCGTCAGCCGTGAAGTGGAGGAAGCTCCTGTCAGGAGGAGGTGTGTCTGCTGA